The Macaca nemestrina isolate mMacNem1 unplaced genomic scaffold, mMacNem.hap1 Scaffold_75, whole genome shotgun sequence genome includes a region encoding these proteins:
- the LOC139361625 gene encoding disco-interacting protein 2 homolog C-like isoform X8 codes for MDAYTPPDTSYGSEDEGSVQVDSQGAPTSSQGSIKVEHWISQAIHGSTTSTTSSSSTQSGGSRAAHRLADVMAQTPMDNHSAPPDVTTYTSEHSIQMERPQGSTGSRTAPKYCNAELMETGDALFIIAQTWRQRRNQNVLH; via the exons ATACCTCTTATGGCTCAGAAGATGAAGGCTCAGTGCAGGTGGACTCCCAGGGCGCCCCgacctccagccagggcagcatcaaAGTGGAGCACTGGATCAGTCAGGCCATCCACGGCTCCACCACGTCCACCACCTCCTCGTCCTCCACGCAGAGCGGGGGCAGCAGAGCTGCCCACAGGCTAGCGGATGTCATGGCCCAGACCCCCATGG ataatcATTCTGCACCTCCTGACGTAACCACGTACACCTCAGAGCACTCCATACAGATGGAGCGACCACAGGGTTCCACGGGGTCCCGGACAGCGCCCAAGTACTGCAACGCCGAGCTCATGGAGACCGGGGATG ctttattcataattgctcaaacttggaggcaacgaagaaaccaaaatgttcttcactag
- the LOC139361625 gene encoding disco-interacting protein 2 homolog C-like isoform X5 has translation MDAYTPPDTSYGSEDEGSVQVDSQGAPTSSQGSIKVEHWISQAIHGSTTSTTSSSSTQSGGSRAAHRLADVMAQTPMDNHSAPPDVTTYTSEHSIQMERPQGSTGSRTAPKYCNAELMETGDDCFLYISLQVRESMLVSSVSNALPLSLSVKKCRN, from the exons ATACCTCTTATGGCTCAGAAGATGAAGGCTCAGTGCAGGTGGACTCCCAGGGCGCCCCgacctccagccagggcagcatcaaAGTGGAGCACTGGATCAGTCAGGCCATCCACGGCTCCACCACGTCCACCACCTCCTCGTCCTCCACGCAGAGCGGGGGCAGCAGAGCTGCCCACAGGCTAGCGGATGTCATGGCCCAGACCCCCATGG ataatcATTCTGCACCTCCTGACGTAACCACGTACACCTCAGAGCACTCCATACAGATGGAGCGACCACAGGGTTCCACGGGGTCCCGGACAGCGCCCAAGTACTGCAACGCCGAGCTCATGGAGACCGGGGATG attgttttctctacatttccttgcaagtccgagagagtatgctggttagtagtgtgtccaatgcactacctctgtccttgtcagtaaagaaatgtagaaattga
- the LOC139361625 gene encoding disco-interacting protein 2 homolog C-like isoform X7, producing MDAYTPPDTSYGSEDEGSVQVDSQGAPTSSQGSIKVEHWISQAIHGSTTSTTSSSSTQSGGSRAAHRLADVMAQTPMDNHSAPPDVTTYTSEHSIQMERPQGSTGSRTAPKYCNAELMETGDDTISRLFSLHFLASPREYAG from the exons ATACCTCTTATGGCTCAGAAGATGAAGGCTCAGTGCAGGTGGACTCCCAGGGCGCCCCgacctccagccagggcagcatcaaAGTGGAGCACTGGATCAGTCAGGCCATCCACGGCTCCACCACGTCCACCACCTCCTCGTCCTCCACGCAGAGCGGGGGCAGCAGAGCTGCCCACAGGCTAGCGGATGTCATGGCCCAGACCCCCATGG ataatcATTCTGCACCTCCTGACGTAACCACGTACACCTCAGAGCACTCCATACAGATGGAGCGACCACAGGGTTCCACGGGGTCCCGGACAGCGCCCAAGTACTGCAACGCCGAGCTCATGGAGACCGGGGATG ataccatttctagattgttttctctacatttccttgcaagtccgagagagtatgctggttag
- the LOC139361625 gene encoding disco-interacting protein 2 homolog C-like isoform X6, whose translation MDAYTPPDTSYGSEDEGSVQVDSQGAPTSSQGSIKVEHWISQAIHGSTTSTTSSSSTQSGGSRAAHRLADVMAQTPMDNHSAPPDVTTYTSEHSIQMERPQGSTGSRTAPKYCNAELMETGDGTTSHALCPWILRTTSQVGVHPLRY comes from the exons ATACCTCTTATGGCTCAGAAGATGAAGGCTCAGTGCAGGTGGACTCCCAGGGCGCCCCgacctccagccagggcagcatcaaAGTGGAGCACTGGATCAGTCAGGCCATCCACGGCTCCACCACGTCCACCACCTCCTCGTCCTCCACGCAGAGCGGGGGCAGCAGAGCTGCCCACAGGCTAGCGGATGTCATGGCCCAGACCCCCATGG ataatcATTCTGCACCTCCTGACGTAACCACGTACACCTCAGAGCACTCCATACAGATGGAGCGACCACAGGGTTCCACGGGGTCCCGGACAGCGCCCAAGTACTGCAACGCCGAGCTCATGGAGACCGGGGATG gaacaacatcccatgctctctgtccctggatattaagaacaacatcacaggtaggtgtacaccccctgcggtattag